The following coding sequences are from one Epilithonimonas vandammei window:
- a CDS encoding polysaccharide deacetylase family protein — translation MSFKTKFSRIVNPITKNFSFEKFSGLLPFDGLILVYHLVSDEDVKHVKHLFPYRSVRQFEKDLDFLSNHFEFVNWEDYLNQKKTSKPKLLLTFDDGYSEFYDIISPILLRKGIFAINFINPKFIDNKELMWRNKASLIVSEIIDKEEYQDKMFEWTKNELKESISSILSINFENQNQLDEIANHLEINFKNYLQNNPVYLTSEQLIKLKKDGFGIASHGWDHPLYNQLSLEQQIDNTQKSLDYMTDNQFLNDSFAFPFTDHLVTEQFFDLIFKQNSDLKYTFGAAGLKLDSYSKNIQRIPIETKNYSAEEILKNEIIYYQVLKMLGKNTIKRS, via the coding sequence ATGAGCTTCAAAACTAAATTTTCCCGAATTGTCAATCCAATCACAAAGAATTTTTCCTTTGAAAAATTTTCTGGATTATTACCTTTTGATGGTTTGATTTTGGTTTATCATTTGGTTTCTGATGAAGATGTAAAACATGTCAAACATCTTTTTCCTTACCGCTCTGTCAGACAGTTTGAAAAAGATCTCGATTTTCTGTCAAACCATTTTGAGTTCGTTAATTGGGAAGATTATCTTAATCAAAAGAAAACTTCGAAGCCAAAACTTCTATTGACTTTTGACGATGGTTACAGCGAGTTTTATGACATCATTTCTCCTATTCTTCTTAGGAAAGGAATTTTTGCCATCAATTTCATTAATCCAAAGTTTATTGATAACAAAGAATTGATGTGGCGGAACAAAGCCAGTTTGATTGTTTCGGAAATTATTGACAAGGAAGAATATCAAGATAAAATGTTTGAATGGACTAAAAATGAATTAAAAGAATCCATTTCTTCAATTTTAAGCATCAATTTTGAAAATCAAAATCAGTTGGATGAAATTGCCAATCATTTAGAAATCAATTTTAAAAATTATCTCCAAAACAATCCAGTCTATCTGACTTCGGAACAATTAATCAAACTAAAAAAAGATGGTTTTGGAATTGCCTCTCACGGTTGGGATCACCCGCTTTATAATCAACTTTCTCTAGAACAACAAATCGATAATACACAGAAATCCTTAGATTATATGACTGATAATCAATTTCTGAATGATTCTTTTGCTTTTCCTTTTACAGATCATTTGGTGACAGAGCAATTTTTTGATTTGATTTTTAAACAAAATTCTGATTTAAAATACACCTTTGGAGCGGCAGGGTTGAAATTAGACTCTTATTCTAAAAACATCCAGAGAATTCCCATCGAAACCAAAAATTATTCAGCCGAAGAAATTCTTAAAAACGAAATTATCTATTATCAAGTATTGAAAATGCTTGGCAAAAACACGATTAAAAGAAGCTGA
- a CDS encoding S46 family peptidase: protein MKKILLSAFALSTMMTFAQQYGGMWIPTEVNEKEMKELGMKISAKDIFNPEKASIKDAVVQFDGGCTAEIISGKGLLLTNHHCGYDNIQSHSTVENDLLTNGFWAKDMNGELPNPGVTVDFITDIKEVTKDILAGTESLKGKDLDAKIKQNTDAYIASQKPESYQKISVRSMYYGNKFYAYVIETYKDIRLVGAPPQAIGKYGSDTDNWVWPRHTGDFSMFRIYADKNNKPAEYSKDNIPYTPKHFLPISIKDKKEDDFTFVFGFPGRTTEYLPAVAVEKIMTEIDPAMISVRDVTLKTLDEKMRVDNATRIKYASKYARISNAWKKWQGEIEGLKKSNAVGKKQQYEQSLISKNPAIKTTIDGLNKLYNEQAPYALNRAYYSELPRNAETLALGSLFGSYVEAVENGTSSQKSLDQLKSRLSEIYKDYESGLDAKVTAKVIALYANKTPQQFLPAGFENYKDVNQNISTIENWAKNSVVMGSGKVNGATVYSDINKVFADQNALVQALKKDPVVQLYASIKGTYVKTTHEKVTSLQTEIDALQKQFMAQQMETDKDRKFFPDANSTLRVTYGKVKGSNPRDAVTYGYQTHLSGVMEKYIPGDYEFDLPKKLINLYNTKDYGIYKDKSGDVPVNFTATNHTTGGNSGSPALDAYGNLIGLNFDRQWEGTMSDINYDPKLCRNIMVDTKYILFVIDKFADAKWLINEMKIVK from the coding sequence ATGAAAAAAATTCTCTTATCAGCTTTTGCTTTGTCCACAATGATGACATTTGCACAGCAATACGGAGGAATGTGGATTCCGACAGAAGTCAATGAAAAAGAAATGAAAGAACTGGGAATGAAGATTTCTGCAAAAGATATTTTCAATCCGGAAAAGGCCAGTATTAAAGATGCTGTTGTTCAGTTTGATGGTGGTTGCACTGCGGAAATCATTTCGGGAAAAGGATTGTTATTGACCAATCATCATTGTGGTTATGATAATATCCAGTCCCACTCAACAGTAGAAAATGACCTTTTGACCAACGGATTTTGGGCAAAAGATATGAATGGAGAATTACCAAATCCTGGCGTAACGGTTGATTTCATCACAGATATCAAAGAAGTGACTAAAGACATTCTTGCAGGAACTGAAAGTCTGAAAGGAAAAGATCTGGATGCTAAAATCAAACAAAACACAGATGCTTACATTGCTTCTCAAAAACCTGAGAGCTATCAGAAAATCTCTGTAAGATCTATGTATTATGGCAATAAGTTTTATGCTTATGTCATAGAGACTTACAAAGATATTCGTTTAGTTGGTGCTCCGCCACAGGCTATTGGGAAATACGGTTCTGATACAGACAACTGGGTTTGGCCAAGACATACGGGGGATTTTTCTATGTTCAGAATCTACGCAGATAAAAATAATAAACCTGCAGAATATTCCAAAGATAATATCCCTTACACGCCGAAACATTTCTTGCCAATTTCTATCAAGGATAAGAAAGAGGATGATTTCACTTTTGTTTTCGGATTCCCGGGAAGAACAACGGAATATCTTCCTGCTGTAGCCGTTGAAAAAATAATGACGGAGATTGATCCAGCAATGATTTCGGTTCGTGATGTCACTTTGAAAACCCTTGACGAAAAGATGAGAGTGGACAATGCGACAAGAATCAAATATGCTTCTAAGTATGCAAGAATCTCAAATGCCTGGAAAAAATGGCAAGGCGAAATAGAAGGTCTTAAAAAGTCTAATGCTGTTGGAAAGAAGCAGCAATATGAGCAATCTTTGATTTCAAAAAATCCGGCTATCAAAACAACAATTGACGGACTTAATAAACTTTATAATGAGCAAGCGCCTTATGCTTTGAACAGAGCTTACTACAGTGAGTTACCAAGAAATGCGGAAACTTTGGCTCTTGGAAGTTTATTTGGAAGTTATGTAGAAGCTGTTGAAAACGGAACTTCTTCTCAAAAATCTTTGGATCAACTAAAATCAAGATTGTCTGAAATTTATAAAGATTATGAAAGCGGTCTTGATGCAAAAGTTACTGCAAAAGTGATTGCACTTTACGCCAACAAAACGCCTCAACAATTTTTACCAGCTGGTTTTGAAAATTATAAAGATGTGAACCAAAATATTTCAACCATAGAAAACTGGGCGAAAAATTCTGTAGTAATGGGAAGCGGAAAAGTGAACGGCGCAACAGTTTATTCTGACATCAATAAAGTTTTTGCAGATCAAAACGCTTTGGTTCAAGCGCTTAAAAAAGATCCTGTTGTTCAACTTTATGCATCAATCAAAGGAACTTATGTAAAAACAACTCACGAAAAAGTAACTTCTCTGCAAACTGAAATTGATGCATTGCAAAAACAGTTTATGGCTCAGCAAATGGAAACAGATAAAGACAGAAAATTCTTTCCGGATGCTAATTCTACTTTGCGTGTAACTTATGGAAAAGTGAAAGGTTCTAATCCACGAGATGCTGTTACTTATGGTTATCAAACGCATCTTTCTGGTGTGATGGAAAAATACATTCCTGGAGATTATGAATTTGATTTGCCTAAAAAACTAATCAATCTTTATAACACCAAAGATTACGGAATCTATAAAGATAAATCTGGCGACGTTCCTGTAAACTTCACAGCAACCAATCACACAACTGGCGGAAACTCCGGAAGTCCTGCCTTGGATGCTTACGGAAACCTCATTGGTCTTAACTTCGATAGACAATGGGAAGGCACAATGAGTGACATTAATTACGATCCTAAATTGTGTAGAAACATCATGGTTGATACCAAATATATTCTTTTCGTGATTGACAAATTTGCCGATGCAAAATGGTTGATCAACGAGATGAAAATCGTTAAATAA
- a CDS encoding acyl-CoA thioesterase: MNYHTRKWIKPEDLNPNHSLFGGRLLQWIDEEAALYAIIQLENSRAVTKYISEINFVSSAKQGDIIEIGIEAVEFGRTSLTLRCEVRNKMTHQKIITIDKLVFVALGEDGLPKPHGKTKIEYVADRLSEKNAN; this comes from the coding sequence ATGAATTATCATACAAGAAAATGGATAAAACCAGAAGATCTTAACCCTAACCATTCACTTTTTGGAGGAAGACTTTTGCAGTGGATTGATGAAGAAGCGGCACTTTATGCCATTATTCAGTTAGAAAATTCGAGGGCGGTAACAAAGTATATCTCTGAAATCAATTTTGTGAGTTCTGCAAAACAAGGCGACATTATTGAAATCGGAATTGAAGCTGTGGAATTTGGTAGAACCTCTCTGACGCTTAGATGTGAAGTTCGAAATAAAATGACACATCAGAAAATAATTACCATTGATAAATTGGTTTTCGTAGCTCTTGGTGAAGATGGATTGCCAAAACCACACGGAAAAACAAAGATTGAATATGTTGCAGACCGATTAAGCGAAAAAAATGCAAATTAA
- a CDS encoding carbon-nitrogen hydrolase, producing MSKVKIGTVQMSCVADKQSNLNKAIEKIKEAAAKGAQIVCLQELFTSLYFCDVEDYDNFELAEAIPGPSTDALSAVAKELGVVIIASLFEKRAQGLYHNTTAVIDADGTYLGKYRKMHIPDDPAFYEKFYFTPGDLGYKNFDTKFGRIGVLICWDQWYPEASRITALMGADIMFYPTAIGWATDQDEETNQDQYNAWQTIQRSHAVANGVPVVSVNRVGFEQDGAMKFWGGSFVTNAQGKLLYLASHDKEEVVVTEVDLAQTDYMRKHWPFLRDRRIETYSPITKRFIDEE from the coding sequence ATGTCAAAAGTAAAAATAGGTACAGTTCAGATGTCTTGTGTTGCTGATAAGCAATCTAATCTGAACAAAGCCATCGAAAAAATAAAAGAAGCAGCGGCAAAAGGTGCTCAAATTGTTTGTTTACAAGAACTTTTTACATCATTATATTTTTGTGATGTAGAAGATTATGATAATTTCGAATTGGCAGAAGCAATTCCTGGTCCTTCAACCGATGCACTTTCTGCAGTTGCTAAAGAATTGGGTGTTGTTATTATTGCTTCATTATTCGAGAAAAGAGCGCAAGGTCTTTATCACAATACAACGGCTGTAATTGATGCAGACGGAACCTATCTTGGTAAATATCGTAAAATGCACATCCCTGATGATCCTGCTTTTTATGAAAAATTCTATTTCACTCCAGGTGATTTAGGTTACAAAAATTTCGATACAAAATTCGGAAGAATTGGCGTGTTAATTTGTTGGGACCAATGGTATCCGGAAGCATCTAGAATTACTGCATTAATGGGTGCGGATATTATGTTTTATCCAACAGCGATTGGTTGGGCAACAGACCAAGACGAGGAAACCAATCAAGATCAATATAATGCGTGGCAAACCATTCAGCGTTCTCACGCAGTTGCAAACGGCGTTCCTGTAGTTTCTGTAAATAGAGTAGGTTTTGAACAAGATGGCGCTATGAAATTCTGGGGTGGAAGTTTTGTAACTAATGCTCAAGGAAAGCTTTTGTATTTGGCTTCTCACGACAAAGAAGAAGTTGTGGTAACAGAAGTAGACCTTGCTCAAACCGACTATATGAGAAAGCACTGGCCATTCTTGAGAGACAGAAGAATCGAAACTTATTCGCCGATTACCAAACGTTTTATTGATGAAGAGTAA
- a CDS encoding STM3941 family protein, with product MKSKINKKDILIYIIFLLFTSMSIYSLVNGGGDSERKFIINLGTLIFFGGGGIVYFFLKNNFGSEKLIDDKTKIIYESKQKAFFYFLGGLVFVIMGIIMIIYNSYFDSRRMNPQIAFFIGIVSISFFGLIFLASFIRLVSPARKLIEITQSTLEIQTGLLKNEMIIIPKDEIEFINENKIFSNSFISIYVNQPEKYIKKGFLKNMNYKLTGTPININPNISNFSSDEVLKFLNKNINIENLK from the coding sequence ATGAAGAGTAAAATCAATAAAAAAGATATATTAATTTATATCATATTTTTATTATTTACTTCAATGTCAATCTATTCGTTAGTGAATGGAGGTGGAGATTCTGAACGAAAATTCATTATAAACTTAGGAACTTTAATTTTTTTCGGAGGTGGTGGAATTGTTTATTTCTTTTTGAAAAATAATTTTGGTTCGGAAAAATTAATTGATGATAAAACTAAAATTATTTATGAAAGCAAACAGAAAGCTTTTTTTTATTTTCTAGGAGGTTTAGTGTTTGTTATAATGGGAATTATTATGATAATTTATAATTCTTATTTTGATAGCAGGAGAATGAATCCACAGATAGCATTTTTTATAGGAATTGTTTCTATTTCTTTTTTTGGATTAATTTTTTTAGCATCATTTATTAGATTAGTGAGTCCTGCCAGAAAATTAATTGAAATCACTCAATCAACATTAGAGATTCAAACTGGACTTCTAAAAAACGAAATGATTATAATTCCAAAAGATGAAATTGAATTTATTAATGAAAATAAAATTTTTTCAAATAGTTTTATCTCCATATATGTTAATCAACCTGAAAAATATATTAAGAAGGGATTTCTTAAAAATATGAATTATAAACTAACGGGAACTCCAATTAATATTAATCCTAATATATCCAATTTTTCGAGTGACGAAGTTTTAAAATTTCTGAACAAAAACATCAATATTGAAAACTTAAAATGA
- a CDS encoding agmatine deiminase family protein — translation MNKIPENINLSDYTFPAEWEEHEATWLSWPHKEASWPDRIDLIYPAYAQFIAELTKGEFVCINVKDQEMQAFAMEHISKAGADISKVEFYFNETNDAWCRDHGPAFLVNKNGEEPKKIIVDWGFNAWGGKYPPFELDDVIPTKIAKEKGLPVLYPGIIMEGGSVEFNGAGTVLTSKSCLLNKNRNPHLSKEQVEEFLKKYYGQKQVLWVDDGIVGDDTDGHVDDTIRFINENTVLTVIEDNPEDDNYEILQTNLRQLEEMTLLNGEKLNIIQLPMPDAVYCDGQRLPASYANFYIANKSVIVPTYRCDKDEVALEIIQQCFPDREVVGIDSTDIIWGLGSFHCLSQQEPLV, via the coding sequence ATGAATAAAATCCCTGAAAATATAAATCTTTCAGATTACACTTTCCCTGCAGAATGGGAAGAACACGAAGCAACTTGGTTGTCTTGGCCACACAAAGAAGCATCTTGGCCAGATAGAATCGATTTGATTTATCCTGCTTACGCACAATTCATCGCTGAGTTGACGAAAGGCGAATTTGTTTGCATCAATGTAAAAGACCAAGAGATGCAGGCATTTGCAATGGAACATATTTCCAAAGCCGGCGCAGATATTTCTAAAGTCGAATTCTATTTTAATGAAACCAATGACGCTTGGTGCAGAGACCACGGACCTGCATTTTTGGTTAACAAAAACGGAGAAGAACCAAAGAAAATCATCGTAGATTGGGGTTTCAATGCGTGGGGCGGAAAATATCCGCCATTCGAATTGGATGATGTCATTCCAACTAAAATTGCCAAAGAAAAAGGTTTGCCTGTTCTTTATCCGGGTATTATTATGGAAGGCGGTTCTGTTGAATTTAACGGTGCTGGAACAGTTTTGACTTCCAAATCTTGTTTGCTTAATAAAAACAGAAATCCACATTTGTCGAAGGAACAAGTGGAAGAGTTTTTGAAAAAATATTACGGTCAAAAACAGGTTCTTTGGGTAGATGACGGAATTGTAGGTGACGATACAGACGGTCACGTGGACGATACAATCCGTTTTATAAATGAAAATACTGTTTTGACTGTCATCGAAGATAACCCTGAAGATGACAATTACGAAATTCTTCAAACCAATCTTCGTCAGTTAGAAGAAATGACTTTGTTAAACGGAGAAAAACTGAATATTATCCAACTTCCAATGCCAGACGCTGTTTATTGCGACGGACAAAGATTGCCTGCTTCTTATGCTAATTTCTACATCGCCAATAAGTCAGTCATTGTGCCTACTTACAGATGCGATAAAGATGAGGTAGCTTTGGAGATTATTCAACAATGTTTTCCTGATAGAGAAGTGGTTGGGATAGATTCTACCGATATTATTTGGGGATTGGGAAGCTTCCATTGTTTGAGCCAGCAAGAACCTTTAGTATAA
- a CDS encoding MFS transporter, with the protein MSETLPLDSVKKFLPLILATAIFMQMLDSTILNTSLPSIARDLNESPLNMQNTIISYVLTLALFMPVSGFLADKFGTKNVFITSLALFSLGSLFCSLSQNLTELVISRVIQGVGGSLMTPVGKLALIKTFDKSELLKAMNYAIIPALIGPVLGPLVGGYLVDYLSWHWIFLINIPIGVLGIVLGLKYMPNYKSPVIDFDLKGFLIFAMASLSLSISLELFGNAKNMTPVLLVFLLGFLMLFFYYKHAKKDNNPIFPLNLFQVRTFRVGILGNLATRLGISSIPLLVPLMIQIAYGQSAFTSGWIVAPMALTSMFGKSAVIKILDRFGYRSTLMVNTFIIGFLICCLAIPSIHSSIYWYVPLLLLLGFFNSIQFTSMNTISIADLRTYQTSSGNSLVSVNQQFAIGFGVAFGLIILKIFEGDTKFIHNEIHNAFRYTFLIVGFLTILSGLVFRRLNSRDGDNMKSV; encoded by the coding sequence ATGAGCGAAACTTTGCCTCTAGATTCCGTTAAAAAATTTCTTCCACTGATATTGGCTACCGCGATTTTTATGCAGATGCTGGATTCTACGATTCTGAATACATCTTTGCCTTCAATTGCCAGAGATTTGAACGAATCTCCACTTAATATGCAGAACACAATCATAAGTTATGTTCTCACATTAGCCCTGTTTATGCCTGTTAGCGGATTTTTAGCGGACAAATTCGGGACGAAGAATGTTTTCATAACGTCTTTAGCTTTATTTTCACTCGGTTCGTTGTTTTGTTCTTTGTCACAAAATTTAACAGAATTAGTAATTTCCAGAGTGATTCAGGGTGTTGGCGGAAGTTTGATGACACCGGTTGGAAAACTCGCACTCATCAAAACATTTGACAAAAGTGAACTTCTCAAGGCAATGAATTACGCCATTATTCCAGCTTTGATTGGTCCCGTTTTAGGACCTTTGGTTGGTGGATATTTGGTCGATTATTTGTCTTGGCATTGGATTTTTCTGATTAATATTCCGATTGGCGTTTTAGGAATTGTTTTGGGCTTAAAATATATGCCGAATTACAAATCTCCCGTCATCGATTTTGACCTGAAAGGATTTCTAATTTTCGCAATGGCTTCGTTATCACTTTCTATTTCATTAGAATTATTCGGGAATGCAAAAAATATGACACCCGTTTTGTTGGTATTTTTGCTAGGATTCTTGATGCTGTTTTTTTATTATAAACACGCCAAAAAAGATAATAATCCAATTTTCCCGCTCAATCTTTTTCAGGTTCGTACATTCAGAGTTGGGATTTTGGGGAACTTGGCGACAAGATTAGGAATCAGTTCTATTCCGCTTTTGGTTCCGTTGATGATTCAGATTGCTTACGGACAATCGGCTTTTACTTCTGGTTGGATTGTTGCACCAATGGCACTCACGTCAATGTTTGGGAAGTCTGCGGTTATCAAGATTTTGGATAGATTTGGTTATCGTTCGACGTTGATGGTCAATACATTTATCATTGGTTTTCTCATTTGTTGTCTGGCGATTCCGAGTATTCATAGCTCAATTTATTGGTATGTTCCGCTTTTGTTGTTGCTTGGATTTTTCAACTCGATACAATTCACGTCAATGAATACGATTTCTATTGCCGACCTCAGAACTTATCAAACGAGCAGTGGTAATTCTTTAGTTTCTGTTAATCAGCAATTTGCGATTGGATTTGGAGTTGCGTTTGGATTAATTATTCTAAAGATTTTTGAAGGCGATACCAAGTTTATTCATAACGAGATTCATAATGCTTTCCGTTATACATTTTTGATTGTTGGTTTTCTAACAATTCTGTCAGGCTTAGTTTTCCGAAGACTGAATTCCAGAGACGGCGATAATATGAAATCAGTTTAA
- a CDS encoding class I SAM-dependent methyltransferase gives MDFSKLISSDIQNYINQNINSDLNKLLLKKSPFSDVTMQEIVQQIKGRKTAEKKFPFLTKEGIIFPPNLNLEQASSQSTAEYKAQNLTGKSFLDLTCGFGIDAYFLSKNFDEVTLIEQNSELISIVENNWKTLGRKAHFINKNLEEFLENLRQAQIDNFNKFDVVYLDPARRDQQNKKKFLLEDLSPNLLEIQEKLHSITDKIIVKLSPLIDISYLISELKNITEIQIIAVRNEVKELVLIIENNQSTDNQQPTTIKCINLESNEPEFSFNFNDEKSAKSEFSESSKFLFIPNNSILKAGAFNIISEKFGLKKLHPNTHFYTSEHNIENFPGRVLQIEKIEAKDLKKGEKYNIVSKNYPLKPEEIKKKYKLNDGGNHYLIFTQSVYGKEILRSQ, from the coding sequence ATGGATTTTTCAAAATTAATTTCTTCTGATATTCAAAACTATATCAATCAAAATATCAATTCTGATTTAAATAAATTATTATTAAAAAAATCGCCATTTTCTGATGTTACGATGCAGGAAATTGTGCAACAAATCAAAGGCAGAAAAACAGCCGAAAAGAAATTTCCATTTCTCACAAAAGAAGGAATTATTTTTCCTCCAAATCTTAATCTGGAACAAGCTTCATCCCAATCAACCGCAGAATATAAAGCTCAAAATCTGACAGGAAAATCTTTCCTCGATTTGACTTGTGGATTTGGGATTGATGCTTATTTTTTATCCAAAAACTTTGATGAAGTTACTTTAATAGAACAAAACTCCGAATTGATTTCTATTGTCGAAAATAACTGGAAAACTTTAGGAAGAAAAGCCCATTTCATCAATAAAAATCTGGAAGAATTTCTTGAGAATCTTCGACAAGCTCAGATTGACAATTTTAATAAGTTTGACGTCGTTTATCTCGACCCGGCAAGAAGAGACCAGCAAAATAAAAAGAAATTTCTACTTGAAGATTTATCGCCAAATCTCTTAGAAATCCAAGAAAAACTCCATTCAATTACAGATAAAATTATTGTGAAATTATCACCATTAATTGATATTTCTTATCTTATTTCAGAATTGAAAAATATTACTGAAATTCAAATTATTGCGGTTAGAAATGAAGTGAAAGAATTGGTGTTAATTATTGAGAATAATCAATCAACAGACAACCAACAACCAACAACTATCAAATGTATTAATTTGGAATCTAATGAACCAGAATTTTCATTTAATTTCAATGATGAGAAATCAGCAAAATCAGAATTCTCAGAAAGCTCAAAATTCCTTTTTATTCCAAATAACTCAATTCTGAAAGCGGGTGCATTTAATATCATTTCAGAAAAATTCGGATTGAAGAAACTACATCCAAACACACATTTCTATACATCAGAACATAACATTGAAAATTTCCCAGGACGCGTTTTACAAATCGAAAAAATCGAAGCTAAAGATTTGAAAAAAGGAGAGAAGTATAATATTGTTTCTAAAAATTATCCTTTGAAACCAGAAGAAATCAAGAAAAAATATAAACTGAATGACGGCGGAAATCATTACCTGATTTTCACGCAATCCGTTTATGGAAAAGAAATTCTGAGAAGCCAATAA
- the typA gene encoding translational GTPase TypA, with the protein MQNIRNIAIIAHVDHGKTTLVDKIIHATNIFRENQESGELIMDNNDLERERGITILSKNISVNYKDTKINVIDTPGHADFGGEVERVLKMADGVILLVDAFEGPMPQTRFVLQKALELGLRPLVVINKVDKPNCRPDEVHDQVFDLFFNLDATEEQLDFPTFYGSSKQGWFNTSLEETDNIFPLLDGILQYVPEPKVTEGNLQMQITSLDFSSFLGRIAIGKVTRGEVKESQWIGLAQADGKIVKGKVKELYVFEGLGKKKVTEVQAGDICAVVGFDAFQIGDSFVDLENPEPLERTAIDEPTLNMTFSINNSPFFGKDGKYVTSNHLKERLTKELEKNLALRVQQTDDANTFLVFGRGILHLSVLIETMRREGYEMTIGQPQVILKEDENGQKLEPYESLVVDVPEEFASRVIDLATQRKGDLHIMETKGEMQHMEFEIPSRGLIGLRSQMLTATAGEAIMAHRFTEYKPFKGAIPGRNNGVLVSKGTGPATEYSINKLQDRGKFFVDPGEEIYTGMIIGEQNKPGDLVVNIVEAKQLNNMRAAGKDKDTGVAPKILFSLEECMEYIQADEAIEVTPNFIRMRKKILSEEERKRLERQAKA; encoded by the coding sequence ATGCAAAACATTAGAAATATAGCGATTATCGCACACGTTGACCACGGAAAAACGACGTTGGTTGATAAGATTATTCACGCAACCAACATCTTCAGAGAGAATCAGGAGAGTGGTGAGTTGATTATGGATAACAACGATTTGGAAAGAGAAAGAGGAATTACGATTCTTTCAAAAAACATCTCCGTAAATTACAAAGACACAAAAATCAACGTCATTGATACGCCTGGTCACGCCGATTTTGGTGGTGAAGTAGAAAGAGTTCTTAAAATGGCTGATGGTGTAATCTTGTTGGTAGATGCATTCGAAGGACCAATGCCACAAACAAGATTCGTACTTCAAAAAGCTTTGGAACTTGGGTTGAGACCTTTGGTTGTAATCAACAAAGTTGATAAGCCGAACTGTCGTCCAGACGAAGTTCACGACCAAGTTTTTGACTTGTTCTTCAACCTAGATGCAACAGAAGAGCAGTTGGATTTCCCAACCTTCTACGGTTCATCTAAACAAGGTTGGTTCAACACTTCATTAGAAGAAACTGATAATATTTTCCCATTATTAGACGGGATTTTACAATACGTTCCAGAACCGAAAGTAACTGAGGGTAACTTGCAAATGCAGATTACTTCATTAGATTTCTCTTCTTTCTTAGGAAGAATTGCAATCGGAAAAGTAACAAGAGGTGAGGTTAAAGAGTCTCAATGGATTGGTCTTGCTCAGGCAGACGGAAAAATTGTGAAAGGAAAAGTAAAAGAACTTTACGTTTTCGAAGGTCTTGGAAAGAAGAAAGTAACCGAAGTACAAGCTGGAGATATCTGTGCTGTTGTAGGTTTCGATGCTTTCCAGATTGGAGATTCTTTCGTGGACTTAGAAAATCCTGAACCATTGGAAAGAACTGCGATTGATGAGCCAACGTTGAATATGACGTTCTCTATCAACAATTCCCCTTTCTTTGGTAAAGATGGTAAATATGTAACTTCAAACCACCTGAAAGAAAGATTAACTAAAGAATTAGAGAAAAACTTGGCATTGAGAGTTCAACAAACTGATGATGCAAACACTTTCCTAGTTTTTGGTAGAGGTATTCTTCACTTGTCTGTTTTGATTGAAACAATGAGAAGAGAAGGTTACGAGATGACAATTGGTCAGCCACAAGTTATCTTGAAAGAAGATGAAAATGGTCAAAAATTGGAACCTTATGAATCTTTGGTTGTTGACGTTCCTGAGGAATTTGCTTCTAGAGTTATCGATTTGGCAACTCAGAGAAAAGGTGACCTTCACATTATGGAAACTAAAGGCGAAATGCAACATATGGAATTCGAAATTCCTTCAAGAGGTCTTATCGGATTGCGTTCTCAGATGTTAACAGCAACTGCCGGTGAAGCTATTATGGCGCACCGTTTCACAGAATATAAGCCTTTCAAAGGTGCTATTCCTGGAAGAAATAATGGTGTGTTGGTAAGTAAAGGAACTGGTCCGGCTACAGAATATTCTATCAACAAACTACAAGATAGAGGTAAGTTCTTCGTTGATCCAGGTGAGGAAATCTACACAGGTATGATTATCGGTGAGCAAAACAAGCCGGGGGATTTGGTTGTAAATATTGTAGAAGCTAAACAGCTGAACAATATGCGTGCAGCCGGAAAAGATAAAGATACCGGTGTTGCACCAAAAATCTTGTTCTCACTTGAAGAATGTATGGAATATATCCAAGCTGATGAAGCTATCGAGGTTACACCGAACTTCATCCGTATGAGAAAGAAAATCCTTTCTGAAGAAGAAAGAAAAAGATTGGAAAGACAAGCTAAAGCTTAA